One Lachancea thermotolerans CBS 6340 chromosome B complete sequence genomic window, CAGATGGCGATTCGTGTGTGGAGCCCCACCctctttcttgtttcaTGAAAAGCTCGCGCTCATGCCAAAGTTGTCGCGTGGAAAGCTTTATCTCCACATTTTTATGAAGGATGTCAGTGGCTTCCAAAACGCTAAATGGTATTTGCGTTTCACCTTCCCCACATCCTGGAGCACGGATCCGCGACGAAAGCGGGTCAGACCCATCTGTATCATCACAAGGGTACAGGGAAGGGTATGCCAAATTTGTTTGAAATGATTTTCGTGACTTTGAGCCTCGCATTTGGGAAGTGGGCGAGGAGCACGGGGAAGGCACTGGAGTAGCAATATGGCATTCTGGAGCGCTAAGGTTAGAGTTAAGCgtgctttttgattttggtCGAGGGATTTCCAAAAACTGTGATAGGGAGTTTGAGTTATCAAAGCTAGCGGGAATATCAGATTCAGGTGGAACAAAAGTAGGAAACCTCGATGTTACATCTTCCCTGAACGCTTGGTAGTCCAATGGACTGATTGCTAAGGCGCCGGGGCCATTCTCTCTTTTCTTAATGTTGTGCTTTTTGTGAACGTATTCCTTaacttcttcgaagtaCTGCATATCACCGAAttgaagcaaaagaagccGATGAAAGAGTATTATTACAATTCTGATTCTCATACTCAAGCGGCTATTCCACCTCCAGTACTCGATGTATTTTACGACAAATTCGAGGATTTCTTCTCTGTagatttcttcaattgcGGCTTCTGTTTCTGTTACACACTGCCCTTTGGCTTTTGATTCCACTAGAACATTAACAAGGAAAAACAGTATGGTGCTGCAGTTGAAGAACAGGTTAGTGTAATGCTTTAAGTGAGACTTTCCCTCTCTACAATGAGAggcaaactttttgaatgacTTTAACAGAACGCTTAAATGCGGCACAAGCAGAAAGTTATTGTTCTTAATCGCCTTAATATGCTCAATTaaactcttcttgtttCCGAATGTCCCCATGCAAATGTAAGCAAGCGAAAGGGTACAAGAAGCTTCGTTATTGCAATTTTGGAGATCTGATGTCAGCTGCTCTAATACAGAAGCAGCATACGAATGTTCCACTGTGAAGCGGGTAGGACTGAAgctcttttcaaagcagcgCTTTGCGTCGCCCAGCATGTTGTAGTCGACAGAGCAAAACCAGTCGGGGAGCTCATCATACAGGGAATAAAAATCCTGGATTGACCATTCCAACGTTGTTCTCGAAGATTGAAATATAGAACCGTCTTTCTCGATTTCTTCCGCTCGTTTGTTaagttgattttgaaactcTTTATCCACGGGTAAGTTATAATCGATGTCATTGTTCAAAGTTTGGTCTGTGCCTTTATTAACATTAGCTTTTGCAAggtctttcaagcttcCGCTACTCGATGAAGGGGAAATAGGGCCATCTATCTCATCCACATTAGCGAAGTCCTCAttctctgcttcttcctcggcGTCTTGATCTAAAGCATTATTCTCTTGGTCATCGTCTGAGTGATCATGCGTGTTCGGTGGCGAACTTGATATTGGAGACCCACGCACACTCCCTCCGTTGGGACTTGTTTCACCCAAATGCAACTTTTTGTAAAGAATATTATCAAGATCTTGTAGCAAGTGTTCTTCGGCTTCTGAGGACGAATCGTTGGCATCTTTATTTGAAGAATTCTCTGGACTTAAATAGCCATTTCGGCGGCCTCCTTTCCTTCTAAGgtcttttgaagatatAGATCTTATTAACGGAGATCTTGTCTTCACCCCTTCTGGCATAGCAGGCCTAATTTTTGTTACTTCGCAACCAGCAGGCCTCAACATGAATGTTATTAAGAATGATCCCAACCTTGAAATTATTAACAAAATGCAGCTTCACAAAGCATCTACAAAAATTAGAGTAAACAACCACAAAAGGAAATGAGCATTAGCCTCGAACATATCCTTGGCTTCAAGGTCAAAGTCACGAATGTTTTGGATGTCGCCTCAGCCGGAAACATATACTCTTACAATTCTTCGAACAACACAATAACGCTTCAACTGACCAAAAGCGCGCATCACGCACAGCAGTTCAAAGTCATCAGGCTGTCGTTTATAAAGAGCCTGGAAGTAATAGGTGAAAGGCCGACTAAGAACAGTTTCAGAAAGGACTCAATGAAGCCAATCGAGATAAGAATAGAAAATGTGAGAGAAGCTCTCCAAAATAAGGTTCAACAGGCTCAAGGCGCTACAGCGGCGATTCAGGAACATATTGTAACGGCGTCTAAATAGCTCGACCGCTGGACATTCTTTCGTTGGCGTTCCTCCCTGAAAGCGCTGAAGTGGTAAATATCTGCTTGCATTTCTACATAGGCTAATTTTATAAAAGCTGCCACCTTAACGTAAAAGTttcgaaaagtttgaagcctttgctTTGTAATCCCTTCATGCCATCTAGCTCGGCCC contains:
- the FAR11 gene encoding Far11p (similar to uniprot|P53917 Saccharomyces cerevisiae YNL127W FAR11 Protein involved in G1 cell cycle arrest in response to pheromone in a pathway different from the Far1p-dependent pathway interacts with Far3p Far7p Far8p Far9p and Far10p), whose translation is MLRPAGCEVTKIRPAMPEGVKTRSPLIRSISSKDLRRKGGRRNGYLSPENSSNKDANDSSSEAEEHLLQDLDNILYKKLHLGETSPNGGSVRGSPISSSPPNTHDHSDDDQENNALDQDAEEEAENEDFANVDEIDGPISPSSSSGSLKDLAKANVNKGTDQTLNNDIDYNLPVDKEFQNQLNKRAEEIEKDGSIFQSSRTTLEWSIQDFYSLYDELPDWFCSVDYNMLGDAKRCFEKSFSPTRFTVEHSYAASVLEQLTSDLQNCNNEASCTLSLAYICMGTFGNKKSLIEHIKAIKNNNFLLVPHLSVLLKSFKKFASHCREGKSHLKHYTNLFFNCSTILFFLVNVLVESKAKGQCVTETEAAIEEIYREEILEFVVKYIEYWRWNSRLSMRIRIVIILFHRLLLLQFGDMQYFEEVKEYVHKKHNIKKRENGPGALAISPLDYQAFREDVTSRFPTFVPPESDIPASFDNSNSLSQFLEIPRPKSKSTLNSNLSAPECHIATPVPSPCSSPTSQMRGSKSRKSFQTNLAYPSLYPCDDTDGSDPLSSRIRAPGCGEGETQIPFSVLEATDILHKNVEIKLSTRQLWHERELFMKQERGWGSTHESPSEFLYHYNNENNGEARTMVRIEEFYKKCLPSLSSIAYVLLQTMESNLNNRTYVRDDTKDESSGLQTAPQLEIIRSKEIVLKSSCSSLYLLMKWLKLSHILKFEQFCVILHDYKLIGIVTSLLNTYTDKYQERVFGNVLQPTHSFWKACSSYNADSYDISTNKTVLSHENLDLRFLNTVVYLLRLLSKVTGCKTQRLKELPLAIGTLLKTFYQIFNLDIYQPILKITQELTPFKNKKWKSEHMDLISGVYLYRRLKLSDNWVTGKDITGELNDACGQEIALRALLQFYNFLHYKPSIEHLGYHDKSDFSFFSKEAEILTSVH
- the LSM12 gene encoding Lsm12p (some similarities with uniprot|P38828 Saccharomyces cerevisiae YHR121W LSM12 Protein containing an Lsm domain and an AD domain may bind RNA and have a role in RNA processing); translated protein: MSISLEHILGFKVKVTNVLDVASAGNIYSYNSSNNTITLQLTKSAHHAQQFKVIRLSFIKSLEVIGERPTKNSFRKDSMKPIEIRIENVREALQNKVQQAQGATAAIQEHIVTASK